From Impatiens glandulifera chromosome 7, dImpGla2.1, whole genome shotgun sequence:
aataacaacaatTATAATCGTATTCCATATTAAACTCTTAAGTTTATCTTTATAATGGTTTAAGACATTAAATATATGAgtgtttttaattcaaaattgtaGAACTAATTGATATAGATAGATATTGTTTCACATGTATTATCCTTTGATCCAAGTAAAACATAATGGTACATTTATCTAACTAGTTCAAGCCACTAGGTTGAGAAATAAACAAGTAAAAGGAAAACTACTCTACAAGTTATAGAGTTTAAATGGGAAAAAGATATAAGTTGTAAAAAACATGAAgacatataatataaaataaaataatttaaagtttaacAGTTTGTGAAACAAGaatatgaaaacaaatataatattattaaaagttgttcatattattagaagatgttacttttttttttttacattttatatagagaaagatgaaataacaacattatattaatacattattttgtaGATAACTCCCTTACACTTCTTCACTTCTCTTGTAAAAAGAggacattttatttatttattcattcattcatttgtttttctctttattatttCTAAGACACAACTTCTTCATGTGCCCTAGAGAGGTTTCAACACCACCGCGCGCAAACACCACGAGGTCCATAATGGCAACACTTGTGACGTCCTCCCTGATCCACTGAATACTCCGGTCCTCCACCTCCAccgcctcctcctcctcctcctcccttTCCACCGCCTCCCTTTCCACCGCCACCCTTTCCACCGCCTCCACCATACTGGCCTCCACCCTTTCCACCTGATCCGGATCCACCTCCGCCGGACCCGCCTCCCTTTCCACCTGATCCCGACCCACCACCGCTGGAACCGCCACCTTTTCCACCGGATCCACCGCCGCTAGAACCGCCTCCCTTTCCACCGGAACCGGACCCACCGCCGCCATAATTACCTCCCTTTCCACCGCCGCCGGAACTTCCTCCCTTCCCACCAGACCCGGAACCGGACCCGGAACCACCACTTCCGGAACTACCTCCTTTTCCACCGGATCCGGACCCGGAACCACCGCTACCGGAACCACCTCCCTTTCCACCGGAGCCTGAACCACCGCTGCCAGAACTACCTCCCTTTCCACCGGAACCAGACCCAGAACCGGACCCACCACTGCCGGAACTACCTCCCTTACCACCGGAACCGGAACCGGACCCACCACTGCCGGAACTACCACCCTTTCCTCCGGAACCGGACCCACCACCGCCATACCCGCCGGACCCGGTCGTATCAACTTCATCAACTAAACTCGAAACAATCAAGAAGTCAATTCTATAGTCAAAATGAAGAAGTGCCTGATAACAAGAATAATGTATTTATGAAGTTATTACCTATTGAGTCTTCGGGCGCAACAGAGGCTTCTTCCTCAGCAGTACGGCACCAATAAACGCAGCGGCCATTCCTATATTGGCAACACCGGCGTCCAATGCCGATTCCACCACCAACTTGATCTGTGGAGTAGGCTTGTCCACCTTGGatgacaaataataataattattatttttaacaaatatttatccAACAAAAGAAATCACTTCAATTTTCCATAAAAATCTCACAAATTGAGactatagatatatatatgatcacCTTTAAGAGGGTTTGAATTATCTGCCCAAGCTATGGcagagaagatgaagagaagAAACACTCCAAAGACAACACTTTTATGAATCATTTTTTCTTTACTTGAAAAGGATATTAATTGAAATGGGATGAAATTGAAAAGTGTTCTTCATACCTATTTATACTACAGGACATAAATCCATATTAATTAACCGACAGACACCTTAATAAGGAAAGATCTGCTTAGAACACTGACAGAAAGGCATATTATCATCACAATCCATGTATATCCTTTACAAGACACGTGTAACTTAACGTGACATTGTTACATGCAATTGCTAGATTTCTATGACCAGGTTCATAATTATCTTTTGTCCTTTTTTcgttaaaatttatgtttaaataatggTGGTTTGTCTAAATGGGAAGGAAAAAAACAAGGGCACCGATGTTTGAGGATGAGGGATAAGAAGAAACGtgattctttcttcttctccttctctgcAAATGCATGCAAGGGCAACATTTATCTTTATCTTGTAAACACTTCTCATTACTTCCatacctttttttattttttaataagccAATTTTTCCAATCTTGTTTTGTCTACACGACTACACCTAGCTCGATTGACTCCGGGACCTCGTAGTGTTATCCGGTCTCTTAATTAATGTTCTTCTTGGTTTTATCCCCTT
This genomic window contains:
- the LOC124909544 gene encoding glycine-rich cell wall structural protein 1.0-like — encoded protein: MIHKSVVLGVFLLFLFSAIAWADNSNTLKEEETTKPNQGPYYSIDDHHHKGGGKGGGKGRGGKVDKPTPQIKLVVESALDAGVANIGMAAAFIGAALLHFDYRIDFLIVSSLVDEVDTTGSGGYGGGGSGSGGKGGSSGSGGSGSGSGGKGGSSGSGGSGSGSGSGGKGGSSGSGGSGSGGKGGGSGSGGSGSGSGGKGGSSGSGGSGSGSGSGGKGGSSGGGGKGGNYGGGGSGSGGKGGGSSGGGSGGKGGGSSGGGSGSGGKGGGSGGGGSGSGGKGGGQYGGGGGKGGGGKGGGGKGGGGGGGGGGGGPEYSVDQGGRHKCCHYGPRGVCARWC